The genome window CTTGCTTGCGTATCTGTTGTAAATCTTGTTGTAGCTTTATTTTTTGTTGTTCAGTGGTTAACTGCTTTGTATGAGCTTCAAGTACTTGGTTTTGATAGAGTTCATGACGAAAAGCTAACAAGGTTTTCGCACTTGCTCCCTTAACTAAAGTATTGCCTCGCCCAATAATAAAAGAACAGCGTAGCGCTTGTTCACTCTCAATCATGTCGACACAAATGGTCTCTCGTAAATTTGAGGTAATAATTGCCACCGTTTCTTGGGTTTTTTTCGCTAAAGTTTGCAGTTCTTGTTTAGATGCGCTCATCAATAAACTGTGGTGATAGTATTTTTCTTGATTTTTGATACTCTGCGAGCCGACACAATATGTGCCATATTGTTTTGCGTGAGATACAAATTCCCAATCTATGAGAATTGTTAGTAAACGATAGACTGTTGATAATGGGATCTCTAACGCTGATGAGATAGACTGTGGCGTCACTGGAGATGCGCAAGTTGTGATGTAAGACAAGATGTCTAAGGTTCTATTTATACTGTTCATAGCATCTCCTTTTTTTCGAACTTATCAGTAAATTTTTTTCGTCTCAAATATAATTCCCATAATATGAGAATTATATTGTAGCAAATAGGTTAATTTATGACTTTTATTTGCTTAGAATGAGAATATTCGAACAAGTATTAGCCAATTAGAGTGTTTGCATGTGTGAGCAAAAAAAGAATTACCGTAAAGGCGGTTTTACATTTAAACAGTTTTTTGTGGCTCATGACCGATGTGCGATGAAAGTGGGGACGGATGGCGTGCTATTGGGGGCTTGGGCTCCCGTGGACGGTGTTCAATCTGTATTAGACATTGGAAGTGGTAGTGGGTTAATAGCCTTGATGTTAACGCAAAGAAATACAAAGTTACGTGTTGATGCGGTCGAATTAGATAGTGATGCCGCAGTGCAAGCGCAGGGAAACTTTACTGAATCGCCATGGGCTGAGCGTTTGCATGTTATCAACCAAGATATTGTCAGCTACAGTCAGTTGCATTCAGTTCAATATGATTTGATTGTGAGTAACCCACCGTATTTCGAACCTGCTGTTGCGTGTCGGGACGAAAAACGAGACCAAGCGCGATATACCGCGACATTAACTCATGATGTATTACTAGAAAGTGCAAAATCCTGTCTTCTATCTCATGGACTATTTTGTTTAGTGCTGCCCTATGAGGTCGGTGAAAAAATGCAGAAGATGGCTGAGAATTCAGGCTGGTTTACTGCTTTTCGCGTTAATGTTAGTGATAAACCTACAACAGCCTACCATCGCATGCTATTGGGCATTCAACTGCAAGAGACACAAACACAAGTGACATCGCTGGCACTCAAAGATGAAAAGGGTGAGTATACTGATGAATTTCGTAAACTAATTCAGCCATTTTATGTGAAATACTAAAGCCGGCACTTAAGGCCGGCCCTAGCTCACGTTATTCAGGTTGTAAAATAGTGGGGCCTGAATTAGGAAGTGTTTCTGGGTAATCTAAGGTGTAATGTAATCCCCGGCTTTCTTTGCGTTCTAATGCACAACGAACCATTAATTCAGCAACTTGAACTAGGTTTCGTAGTTCCAATAAATTATTTGAGATACGAAAGTTGGCGTAATAATCGTGAATCTCTTGTTGAAGTAAATGGATGCGGCGTAATGCACGTTCAAGGCGTTTAGTCGTTCTGACGATCCCCATGTAGTCCCACATAAATAGACGTAATTCATGCCAATTATGTTGAATAACCACCTGTTCATCTGAGTTATGTACTCGGCTTTCATCCCACTCAGATAAATAGGGAATATCATCGATCTGTTTGATCGTTTTATTAATGTTTTCAGCTGCCGCCCAGCCGTATACCAAGCACTCTAATAGCGAATTGGATGCCATACGGTTTGCACCATGTAAGCCGGTGTAGCTCACTTCGCCAATTGCATAGAGATTCGTGATATCAGTCATACCCGTTTCATCGACAATTACACCACCGCATGTGTAATGGGCCGCTGGTACGATAGGGATGGGCTCTTGAGTGAGGTCTAACCCTAAAGTCATCAATTTCGCATAAATAGTCGGGAAATGGTTTTTAACGAAATCGCTAGGCTTATGGCTAATATCCAAATACATGCAATCAGCACCAAGGCGTTTCATTTCATGGTCAATAGCACGTGCAACAACATCGCGAGGGGCAAGTTCACCACGATCGTCGTGATCTGGCATAAACCGGCTACCATCAGGGCGCTTGAGGTAAGCTCCCTCACCACGTAATGCCTCAGTTAATAAAAAATTACGTGCTTGTGGATGAAATAAACAAGTTGGGTGAAATTGATTAAACTCAAGGTTAGCAACACGGCAGCCAGCTCGCCATGCCATTGCAATGCCATCACCAGAAGAAATATCTGGATTCGTGGTATATTGATAAACTTTAGCCGCTCCACCCGTAGCCAGAACAATCGTTTTCGCTCGAATAGTTTCAACTTGTTCTTTTTGGCGGTTCCAAACGTAAGCACCTAAAATTCGCGGTGATTCAGCTGTGCTAGAAAGGATTAGGTCGACGGCATTATAGCGTTCTTTAATATGAATGTTTGGGTGAGCAAAAGCGAGGTCGACTAACGTGGTTTCAACTTCTTTTCCTGTCGCATCAGCATGATGGAGAATTCGTCGATGGCTATGGCCGCCTTCACGGGTCAAATGATACTGTGTTTCGCCGTTCTCGGTAATCTCTGTATCGAATAAAACACCTTGGTCGATAAGCCATTGAACGCAGTGTTTTGCATTGGAGGCAATAAACTCAACAGCTTCTTTCTGGCAGATACCTGCACCAGCAATTAGTGTATCTTCTACATGAGATTCGATGCTGTCAGTGTCATCAAAAACTGCAGCAATACCGCCTTGTGCGTAATAAGATGCTCCTTCGCTAAGGCTGCTTTTACTAAGAATGGTCACTTGATGAAAGGGGGCGAGCCGCAAGGCAGCTGAAAGTCCTGCGACACCACTCCCAATGATTAAAATATCAGTGTAATGCTGTGTGGATTCGTTCATAAGTGTTTGCATGTATATAATAGTATGTATTGAGTTTTTTATGTTAGCCTATCGAGTGTCCTATTGCTATGAGTGGATGGCTGTTAAGGTACAGTATATTGACCTAGCGCTATTTACGTATTCAAATGGTTTTAGTGTGATAGCTATCGCATTCGTGCCTAAAATCTGTATGCTGTCTTCTGGATCTTGTAGTTAGTTGTTTTAATAAGGATCTTTAAGATCAACCAAGTAATTTTTCATCAGTTTTGTAAATTTTGACTATTTTTTTAGATTAAATTGAACTTCAACGAGTTCTACTACTCAAAGTAGTGCTTGCTTTAGGAAGGGAGAACATGATCAAGTTAACATATTATCGGCCTGAATTCGGGAGATACTTCCTAGAATGAGCGAGCAATTGACCGACCAGATTTTGGTTGAAAAGGTACAAAAAGGCGATCAACAAGCTTTCAACTTATTGGTGATAAAATATCAGCATAAAGTCGCGAGCTTAGTATCTCGCTATGTACCGCAAGCAGATGTGCCTGACGTTGCGCAGGAGTCATTTATAAAAGCTTATCGCGCCATTGGTTCGTTTCGTGGTGACAGCGCATTTTATACTTGGCTTTATCGGATTGCGGTAAATACAGCTAAAAATTATTTAGTTGCCCAAGATAGGCGCCCACCTGCGTCGGACTTGGAAGCGAGTGATGCAGAAAACTTTGAAACCGCGAGTGCCTTAAAAGAAATTTCGAACCCAGAGAACTTAATGTTGTCTGATGAATTAAAGAAAGTTGTTTTCCGGACCATCGAATCGCTGCCTGAAGATCTTAGAATGGCAATTACGCTCCGCGAGTTAGATGGTTTGAGCTATGAAGAAATCGCAGAAATAATGGATTGCCCAGTCGGCACCGTACGTTCTCGTATTTTTAGGGCAAGGGAAGCGATTGATAATAAAGTTCAGCCACTGATTCAACAGTATTAGTATGTTAAATCAGTCAATTAAACATAATTGTGATGCAATTAACTGAAGGTAATTGGGCATGCAAAGAGAGAAACTTTCCGCAATGATGGATGGCGAAGTACTAGACTTAGAACTGGTCAGCGCTATTTCACGTGATTCAACGTTAAAACAACGTTGGGAGAGCTATCATCTTATTCGTGATACTCTACGTAACGATACTAGTGAAGTCATGCATTTTGATATTGCAAGTAAAGTTGCGGCAGCATTAGAGAATGAAGCTGTGCGTATTAATCCTCAGGTAGTTGTCGAATCGCAGCCAGAGCCTGCGACTTGGGGGGCTTTCCCATTCTGGGGCAAAATTCGTCCTTGGGCGAGCCAGTTAACTCAAATTGGTGTTGCAGCCTGTGTGTCTTTGGCTGTAATTGTTGGCGTTCAACAATACAACCAAAGTAATGCGGTTGACTCACCGGTTGATGAGCCAATGTTCAATACCATTCCTGTCGGCAGCGGGGCACCAGTTAGCTTGAATATCTCAGATAACCAATTATTTGGTAATGAGCAGCAACTTCAACAAGTTGAACAACAAAATCAACGCATTAATGCGATGCTACAACAGTATGAAATTGAAAGACGCTCGATGCTCAACCAGCAATATCAAGAGTCTGCACAACCTGCGTCTTCAGCAGGAGTTAAATTGCAATAATGAATAAATGGTTATCCGTCATCTGCCTGACGGGCAGCCTGATTATTTCTAATCAAGCTTCGGCATCTGAAATAGATGCCGATGTTCTTTTTAAAGAAATGGGGAATGCTGCCCAGAACCTTTCTTACGAAATGTCTTATATGACATTTAGTCCGCAATCAATAACGCCTGTACGTTATCGCCATGCAATCATTAATGGTGAACCTGTTTCACAAATGATCCAAATGGACTCATCGCGTCGTGAAATTGTTCAAAAAGGCAATAGTATTAGTTACTTTGAGCCTGGTTTTGATGCATTCAGTTTAAACGGCAAATATATAGTTGATAATTTACCATCAGTAGTTTTTGCCAATTATCAGCAAATTAAACCTTATTATAATTTTATTGATGCGGGACGTACCCATATTGGTGATAGGCCTGCGTTAGTGATTCGCATAATATCGAAAGACAATTCTCGGTTTAACTATGTAGTATTAATCGATGAAGAAACGAAATTGCCATTACGTATCGACCTTCTCGATAATAATAGCCAAACATTAGAACAATTTCGTGTGATCTCGACGGTGCTAGATAGCCAAACAGTGAAAGACTCATTACTCGCATTAAGTAAGGTAAATATGCCGCCATTATTGATTTCCCCTAAAAATGGAAATCCTTCTTTTAAATGGCAAGTTGGCATGTTACCTCCTGGTTTTGAAGAAATATCTCGTTCTTCGCGAAAATTAGCTGAAGACGACGTAGTAGAAACCGCAATGTTTAGTGATGGTTTATTTACCTTTTCTGTAAATGTGACAAAATCGACTAAAGGCCCGTTACTTGATCAACCGCTTCAAAATGGGCGTCGTACTATTT of Providencia rettgeri contains these proteins:
- the yfiC gene encoding tRNA1(Val) (adenine(37)-N6)-methyltransferase, giving the protein MCEQKKNYRKGGFTFKQFFVAHDRCAMKVGTDGVLLGAWAPVDGVQSVLDIGSGSGLIALMLTQRNTKLRVDAVELDSDAAVQAQGNFTESPWAERLHVINQDIVSYSQLHSVQYDLIVSNPPYFEPAVACRDEKRDQARYTATLTHDVLLESAKSCLLSHGLFCLVLPYEVGEKMQKMAENSGWFTAFRVNVSDKPTTAYHRMLLGIQLQETQTQVTSLALKDEKGEYTDEFRKLIQPFYVKY
- the allR gene encoding Negative regulator of allantoin and glyoxylate utilization operons, which encodes MNSINRTLDILSYITTCASPVTPQSISSALEIPLSTVYRLLTILIDWEFVSHAKQYGTYCVGSQSIKNQEKYYHHSLLMSASKQELQTLAKKTQETVAIITSNLRETICVDMIESEQALRCSFIIGRGNTLVKGASAKTLLAFRHELYQNQVLEAHTKQLTTEQQKIKLQQDLQQIRKQGYGMSVSEIDEGVLGVSAPIFKGNDVLAVVSVMAPEFRSTHRVDEFITHTCQTAHNITKLINLE
- the rpoE gene encoding Sigma-24, with product MSEQLTDQILVEKVQKGDQQAFNLLVIKYQHKVASLVSRYVPQADVPDVAQESFIKAYRAIGSFRGDSAFYTWLYRIAVNTAKNYLVAQDRRPPASDLEASDAENFETASALKEISNPENLMLSDELKKVVFRTIESLPEDLRMAITLRELDGLSYEEIAEIMDCPVGTVRSRIFRAREAIDNKVQPLIQQY
- the rseA gene encoding Sigma-E factor negative regulatory protein; this encodes MQREKLSAMMDGEVLDLELVSAISRDSTLKQRWESYHLIRDTLRNDTSEVMHFDIASKVAAALENEAVRINPQVVVESQPEPATWGAFPFWGKIRPWASQLTQIGVAACVSLAVIVGVQQYNQSNAVDSPVDEPMFNTIPVGSGAPVSLNISDNQLFGNEQQLQQVEQQNQRINAMLQQYEIERRSMLNQQYQESAQPASSAGVKLQ
- the rseB gene encoding Sigma-E factor regulatory protein rseB precursor, with translation MNKWLSVICLTGSLIISNQASASEIDADVLFKEMGNAAQNLSYEMSYMTFSPQSITPVRYRHAIINGEPVSQMIQMDSSRREIVQKGNSISYFEPGFDAFSLNGKYIVDNLPSVVFANYQQIKPYYNFIDAGRTHIGDRPALVIRIISKDNSRFNYVVLIDEETKLPLRIDLLDNNSQTLEQFRVISTVLDSQTVKDSLLALSKVNMPPLLISPKNGNPSFKWQVGMLPPGFEEISRSSRKLAEDDVVETAMFSDGLFTFSVNVTKSTKGPLLDQPLQNGRRTIYTMTQKQNVITIIGELPLATAQVVAGSIQFRE
- the nadB gene encoding L-aspartate oxidase; translation: MNESTQHYTDILIIGSGVAGLSAALRLAPFHQVTILSKSSLSEGASYYAQGGIAAVFDDTDSIESHVEDTLIAGAGICQKEAVEFIASNAKHCVQWLIDQGVLFDTEITENGETQYHLTREGGHSHRRILHHADATGKEVETTLVDLAFAHPNIHIKERYNAVDLILSSTAESPRILGAYVWNRQKEQVETIRAKTIVLATGGAAKVYQYTTNPDISSGDGIAMAWRAGCRVANLEFNQFHPTCLFHPQARNFLLTEALRGEGAYLKRPDGSRFMPDHDDRGELAPRDVVARAIDHEMKRLGADCMYLDISHKPSDFVKNHFPTIYAKLMTLGLDLTQEPIPIVPAAHYTCGGVIVDETGMTDITNLYAIGEVSYTGLHGANRMASNSLLECLVYGWAAAENINKTIKQIDDIPYLSEWDESRVHNSDEQVVIQHNWHELRLFMWDYMGIVRTTKRLERALRRIHLLQQEIHDYYANFRISNNLLELRNLVQVAELMVRCALERKESRGLHYTLDYPETLPNSGPTILQPE